A portion of the Streptomyces coeruleoprunus genome contains these proteins:
- a CDS encoding pectinesterase family protein, translated as MTTTPGTGRHRKRRRNLAVGLPLALAAAGSMAYGAVFGVFGEDARAEAAAAPAVAPGAATGAATAWADDAADGFASVNALGQNGTYGGRGGRTVTVRTLADLEKYATAAEPYVIVVAGTIAVQPVGKEIQVASDKTIVGSGTSGHIVGGGFFLGRGVHNVILRNLTIRDTYQGVWNDKDHDFDAIQMDGAHHVWIDHNDLRNMADGLIDVRKDSTYVTVSWNRLGQDNKAFGIGWTDNVVTDITVHHNWIRETEQRNPSTDNAAHAHLYNNYLQDEPGTRITASYGNYARGRTRMVLENSYFERLKNPVIRDSTAALVQRGSVFSGTSGRNESGGGPAFDPKTYYGYTLDKASDVPSLVKAGAGPRSSLGTPATTPAAVPAPAATTLTVAQDGSGQYRSVQKAVDAVPAGNTARVVISVAPGTYRETVRVPSNKPHVTIQGTGGSRKDTVIVYGNAAGTPKPDGSGTYGTAGSATVAVEADDFQARNLTITNDFDEARNQGLNGHQAVALRTAADRVLLDGVIVNGDQDTLLLDTAAKDRLGRVYVTRSYITGNVDFVFGRATAVIDRSVLTLKKRWDGTSAGYVTAPSTAANRKGFLIHRSVVNGDVSARSFFLGRPWHAGGDASLDPQTTVRDSTLSAAIRTAPWTDMGGFSWKDDRFAEYRNTGPGAGSASADRPQLTDAQAAGQEVADWLGGWTPGA; from the coding sequence ATGACCACCACACCTGGCACGGGACGCCACAGGAAGCGCCGGAGGAACCTGGCCGTCGGCCTGCCCCTGGCCCTGGCCGCAGCGGGATCGATGGCCTACGGCGCCGTCTTCGGCGTCTTCGGCGAGGACGCGCGGGCCGAGGCGGCCGCGGCGCCGGCCGTGGCGCCGGGCGCGGCAACCGGCGCGGCAACCGCCTGGGCCGACGACGCCGCCGACGGGTTCGCCTCCGTCAACGCCCTGGGACAGAACGGCACGTACGGGGGCCGGGGCGGCAGGACCGTCACCGTGAGGACGCTCGCCGACCTGGAGAAGTACGCGACCGCCGCCGAACCGTACGTGATCGTGGTGGCCGGCACCATCGCCGTGCAGCCGGTCGGCAAGGAGATCCAGGTCGCCTCCGACAAGACGATCGTCGGGTCCGGAACCTCCGGGCACATCGTCGGCGGCGGCTTCTTCCTCGGGCGGGGCGTGCACAACGTCATCCTCCGGAACCTCACGATCCGCGACACGTACCAGGGCGTGTGGAACGACAAGGACCACGACTTCGACGCGATCCAGATGGACGGCGCCCATCATGTCTGGATCGACCACAACGACCTGCGGAACATGGCCGACGGGCTCATCGACGTCCGCAAGGACAGCACCTACGTGACGGTGTCGTGGAACAGGCTCGGCCAGGACAACAAGGCCTTCGGCATCGGCTGGACCGACAACGTCGTCACCGACATCACGGTCCACCACAACTGGATCCGCGAGACCGAGCAGCGCAACCCCTCCACGGACAACGCCGCGCACGCGCACCTCTACAACAACTACCTGCAGGACGAGCCGGGCACCCGCATCACCGCGTCGTACGGCAACTACGCGCGCGGCAGGACGCGGATGGTGCTGGAGAACTCGTACTTCGAACGGCTGAAGAACCCCGTCATCCGCGACAGCACGGCCGCCCTGGTGCAGCGCGGCAGCGTCTTCTCCGGGACCAGCGGACGCAACGAGAGCGGCGGTGGCCCCGCCTTCGACCCGAAGACGTATTACGGCTACACGCTCGACAAGGCCTCCGACGTGCCGTCCCTCGTCAAGGCCGGGGCGGGGCCGCGGAGTTCCCTCGGCACCCCGGCCACCACGCCCGCGGCCGTCCCGGCCCCGGCCGCCACCACCCTCACCGTCGCCCAGGACGGCTCCGGCCAGTACCGCAGCGTGCAGAAGGCCGTCGACGCGGTCCCGGCCGGCAACACCGCCCGCGTCGTCATCTCCGTCGCGCCCGGCACCTACCGGGAGACGGTCCGGGTCCCCTCGAACAAGCCGCACGTCACCATCCAGGGCACGGGCGGCAGCCGCAAGGACACCGTCATCGTGTACGGCAACGCGGCCGGCACGCCCAAGCCGGACGGCTCGGGCACGTACGGCACCGCCGGAAGCGCCACCGTCGCCGTGGAGGCCGACGACTTCCAGGCCCGCAACCTCACCATCACCAACGACTTCGACGAGGCGCGCAACCAGGGACTGAACGGTCATCAGGCCGTGGCCCTGCGCACCGCGGCCGACCGGGTGCTCCTCGACGGCGTCATCGTCAACGGCGACCAGGACACCCTGCTCCTGGACACGGCGGCCAAGGACCGGCTCGGCCGGGTCTACGTCACCCGTTCCTACATCACCGGCAACGTCGACTTCGTCTTCGGCCGGGCGACGGCCGTGATCGACCGGTCGGTGCTGACACTGAAGAAGCGCTGGGACGGCACGTCCGCCGGGTACGTCACCGCGCCCAGCACCGCCGCGAACCGCAAGGGCTTCCTGATCCACCGGTCGGTGGTGAACGGTGACGTCTCCGCGCGCAGCTTCTTCCTCGGCCGCCCCTGGCACGCGGGCGGTGACGCGTCCCTCGACCCGCAGACCACCGTGCGCGACAGCACCTTGAGCGCGGCGATCAGGACCGCCCCGTGGACCGACATGGGCGGCTTCTCGTGGAAGGACGACCGGTTCGCCGAGTACCGGAACACCGGGCCCGGCGCGGGCAGCGCGAGCGCCGACCGCCCGCAGCTGACCGACGCCCAGGCCGCCGGCCAGGAGGTCGCGGACTGGCTGGGCGGCTGGACACCGGGCGCCTGA